One stretch of Planctomycetota bacterium DNA includes these proteins:
- a CDS encoding aldo/keto reductase — translation MLYRRFGRTELQMPVFSCGGMRYQYKWQDVPLAEVPPDNQANLEATIRRSVELGINHIETARGYGSSERQLGLVLPKLPREKIIVQTKISPQEDPADFLRCFDESLKRLQLDHVDLLAMHGINTYELLHWTVRPGGCLEAARRLQARGLAKHIGFSTHAALPLILDTIAADFDYVNLHWYYIFQENWPAIEAATRRDMGVFIISPADKGGMLYRPPQKLFDLCAPLHPLVFNCLFCLRRPEVHTLSLGAACPSDFDLQLTSLPLIEKIDDLLPPIEKRLREAMVEAVGADYADRFTEGLPRWEESPGHMNLRIILWLRMLAKAYDMTEYGRMRYNLLGNGGHWFPGLTAAALDHLDISTAVAASPFADRIADELRETHEMLFDAPKKRLSQS, via the coding sequence ATGCTTTACCGACGTTTTGGCCGAACCGAACTGCAAATGCCCGTGTTTTCCTGCGGCGGAATGCGCTATCAGTACAAATGGCAGGATGTTCCGCTCGCCGAGGTTCCGCCGGACAATCAGGCGAATCTCGAAGCGACGATCCGCCGCTCCGTCGAACTGGGCATCAACCACATCGAAACCGCGCGCGGGTACGGCTCGTCCGAGCGGCAACTGGGGCTGGTGCTCCCGAAACTGCCGCGTGAGAAGATCATCGTGCAGACCAAGATCAGCCCGCAGGAAGATCCCGCGGATTTCCTCCGCTGCTTCGACGAATCGCTTAAGCGCCTTCAACTCGATCACGTCGATCTGCTGGCGATGCACGGGATCAACACATATGAGCTGCTGCACTGGACGGTGCGCCCCGGCGGATGTCTCGAAGCGGCGCGGCGGCTTCAGGCCCGCGGGCTCGCCAAACACATCGGGTTCTCGACGCATGCCGCCCTGCCGCTCATTCTCGACACGATCGCGGCGGACTTCGATTATGTGAACCTGCACTGGTACTACATCTTTCAGGAGAACTGGCCGGCCATCGAAGCGGCGACGCGGCGCGATATGGGCGTGTTCATCATCAGTCCGGCCGACAAGGGCGGCATGCTCTACCGCCCGCCGCAGAAGCTTTTCGATCTGTGCGCCCCGCTGCATCCCCTGGTGTTCAACTGCCTTTTCTGTCTGCGCCGGCCGGAGGTGCACACGCTCAGTCTCGGCGCCGCGTGCCCGAGCGACTTCGATCTGCAACTGACTTCGCTGCCGCTGATCGAGAAGATCGATGACCTGCTGCCGCCGATCGAGAAGCGGTTGCGTGAAGCGATGGTCGAAGCGGTCGGGGCCGACTACGCGGATCGATTCACGGAGGGGCTGCCCCGCTGGGAGGAGTCGCCGGGGCACATGAATCTTCGCATCATTCTCTGGCTCCGGATGCTGGCGAAGGCGTATGACATGACCGAATACGGGCGCATGCGCTACAACCTGCTGGGCAACGGCGGCCATTGGTTCCCCGGCCTGACCGCCGCGGCGCTGGACCACCTGGACATCAGCACCGCCGTCGCCGCTTCGCCCTTCGCCGACCGCATCGCCGACGAACTGCGCGAGACGCACGAGATGTTGTTCGACGCGCCGAAGAAGCGATTGAGTCAAAGTTGA
- a CDS encoding DUF547 domain-containing protein, translating into MSSMRFIAVGLIIAMLCACAGSPPPRPLPPQGARNDYSDDIAAINQFNRDYETLLGKIVTKQRGLVDYKALAGEREALGKLVQTVAETRHFDTNARRLSYLINAYNLMVLRAIADRRAGASVNPGKGFFDKQEFTVIGETITLDNLRDRWIRPLGDARIHMALVYGAMGSPPLRRDAYTADRLDDQLNDQSERFVNDGVHISVLGPTLLASPLFDWFKEDFAKPPFGGTLGFIALYADPNSPLATLVAGKDKPLITWQPFNWALNTAE; encoded by the coding sequence ATGTCATCGATGCGTTTCATTGCGGTCGGCCTGATCATTGCGATGCTATGTGCCTGCGCCGGTTCGCCGCCGCCGAGGCCCCTTCCGCCGCAGGGCGCGCGCAACGACTACTCCGACGACATCGCCGCCATCAATCAGTTCAATCGCGACTACGAAACCCTGCTTGGCAAGATTGTGACCAAACAGCGGGGGCTGGTCGACTACAAAGCCCTGGCGGGCGAGCGCGAAGCGCTGGGCAAGCTGGTGCAGACCGTCGCGGAGACGCGTCACTTTGACACCAATGCCCGCCGGCTCTCGTATCTGATCAATGCGTACAACCTGATGGTGCTCCGGGCGATCGCCGACCGCAGGGCCGGTGCGTCGGTCAATCCCGGCAAGGGATTCTTCGACAAGCAGGAGTTCACCGTCATCGGCGAAACCATCACGCTCGACAATCTGCGCGATCGGTGGATCCGCCCGCTGGGCGATGCGCGCATACACATGGCGCTCGTGTACGGCGCGATGGGCTCACCGCCCCTGCGGCGCGACGCCTACACAGCCGACCGGCTCGATGATCAGCTCAACGATCAGTCCGAGCGCTTCGTCAACGATGGCGTACACATCTCGGTGCTCGGGCCGACGCTCCTGGCCTCGCCGCTCTTTGACTGGTTCAAGGAGGACTTCGCCAAGCCGCCCTTCGGCGGGACGCTCGGGTTCATCGCGCTCTACGCCGACCCCAATTCGCCGCTGGCGACGCTCGTCGCCGGCAAGGACAAGCCGCTCATCACATGGCAGCCCTTCAACTGGGCACTCAACACCGCGGAGTGA
- a CDS encoding sigma-70 family RNA polymerase sigma factor, protein MSLDQNTVLRILMRERVRLYAYTWSIVRDQHLAEDVFQEVSILVMDKREELRDAAALPTWLLRASRHKALQAARSRRRDPLVFDEAAMQRLDRLWEKRDDVEDTIAALRQCLSELTPYARRIVQLRYAEGLSGEALARKLDRKVRTTYMALTRIHNALAECVQRRMRQGGADA, encoded by the coding sequence ATGAGTCTGGATCAGAACACCGTCCTGCGAATCCTGATGCGCGAGCGCGTGCGGCTCTACGCCTACACCTGGTCCATCGTTCGCGATCAGCATCTGGCCGAGGACGTGTTTCAGGAAGTGTCCATTCTCGTGATGGACAAGCGGGAGGAATTGCGCGACGCCGCCGCCCTGCCGACCTGGCTTCTGCGGGCGTCGCGCCACAAGGCGCTTCAGGCCGCCCGCTCCCGCCGGCGTGATCCGCTGGTCTTCGACGAGGCGGCGATGCAGCGGCTGGATCGGCTCTGGGAAAAGCGCGACGACGTGGAGGACACCATCGCGGCGCTGCGCCAATGTCTGAGCGAGTTGACGCCCTACGCCCGACGGATCGTTCAGCTTCGCTATGCCGAGGGATTGAGCGGCGAGGCGTTGGCGCGGAAACTCGATCGCAAGGTGCGCACGACGTACATGGCCCTGACGCGCATTCACAATGCGCTGGCCGAGTGCGTTCAGCGTCGGATGCGACAGGGAGGGGCCGATGCCTGA
- a CDS encoding prepilin-type N-terminal cleavage/methylation domain-containing protein, with amino-acid sequence MQHHETHFAAGLAPRGQVRMPRGACPAAKWRARCRHGFTLIELLVVVAIIALLISILLPSLNKARAVSKRVACLATTHQWTIAWTAYTVDWRGGLFDYILQRPDHQIWTGVLRKYYNDSTGLLICPSTLNPPPPEGVGNTGIPGVRMGTATMTWSEQRPGYKPGDPYMTASYGYNVNLCPNAAYGLPANRYQGVNAIRQPSITPILGDSTWRSAAPGDVGTLKIFPTNLDNPESATVASMDMAYRWVSNRHTDATNIAFVDGHSAPVPLVEVWALKWHRNYDTTTPVSGAP; translated from the coding sequence ATGCAACATCACGAAACGCATTTTGCGGCGGGGCTTGCCCCGCGCGGCCAAGTGCGCATGCCGCGCGGGGCATGCCCCGCCGCTAAATGGCGCGCTCGATGCCGACATGGTTTCACCCTTATCGAGCTGCTCGTCGTCGTCGCCATCATCGCCCTGCTCATTTCGATTCTGTTGCCTTCGCTCAACAAAGCGCGCGCGGTGTCCAAGCGCGTGGCGTGTCTGGCGACGACGCATCAGTGGACGATTGCGTGGACCGCGTACACCGTCGACTGGCGCGGCGGGCTTTTCGACTACATCCTGCAGCGTCCGGACCATCAGATCTGGACCGGCGTCCTGCGCAAGTACTACAACGATTCGACCGGGTTGCTGATCTGTCCCAGCACGCTCAACCCCCCGCCCCCCGAAGGCGTCGGCAATACCGGCATCCCCGGCGTCCGGATGGGCACGGCGACCATGACGTGGAGCGAGCAACGCCCCGGCTATAAACCCGGTGATCCGTACATGACCGCCAGCTACGGCTACAACGTCAATCTCTGCCCCAACGCCGCGTACGGCCTCCCGGCCAATCGGTATCAGGGCGTCAATGCCATCCGCCAGCCGTCGATCACCCCCATCCTCGGCGACAGCACATGGCGATCGGCCGCACCCGGCGATGTCGGCACGCTCAAGATCTTCCCGACCAATCTCGACAACCCCGAGTCCGCCACCGTCGCGTCGATGGACATGGCGTATCGCTGGGTCAGTAACCGTCACACCGACGCCACCAACATCGCCTTCGTCGACGGCCACTCCGCGCCGGTCCCGCTCGTGGAGGTCTGGGCGCTCAAATGGCACCGCAACTACGACACCACCACCCCCGTCAGCGGCGCTCCCTGA
- the nth gene encoding endonuclease III gives MPRETQTAKSARAQRIYHALQKTIPEAKCALEHHDAYELLMATILSAQCTDERVNMTTPALFKKYPTPIQLAGAKQADVEKIVKSCGFYRNKARNMIAAAKMITDHFGGEVPRTMDELLKLPGVARKTANVVLGNAFDTHVGVVVDTHVKRIAHRMGLTTHTAPEKIEPDLMKLFERDQWTMLSHLLIWHGRRTCQARKPDCEQCVVRNDCPKVGVE, from the coding sequence ATGCCCAGGGAAACACAGACCGCTAAATCCGCCCGCGCTCAGCGCATTTATCACGCGCTTCAAAAGACGATCCCCGAAGCGAAATGCGCCCTGGAGCATCACGATGCGTACGAGCTTCTGATGGCGACGATTCTCTCGGCCCAGTGTACGGACGAGCGCGTGAACATGACGACGCCGGCGCTATTCAAAAAGTACCCCACACCAATACAACTCGCGGGGGCCAAACAGGCGGATGTCGAGAAAATCGTCAAATCCTGCGGGTTTTATCGCAATAAGGCCAGGAACATGATCGCGGCGGCGAAGATGATCACCGACCACTTCGGCGGGGAAGTGCCGCGTACGATGGACGAGCTGCTCAAGCTGCCGGGGGTCGCGCGGAAGACGGCGAATGTCGTGCTCGGCAACGCATTCGACACGCACGTCGGCGTCGTGGTGGACACGCATGTCAAACGCATTGCCCATCGCATGGGGCTGACCACGCACACGGCCCCAGAGAAGATCGAGCCGGATTTGATGAAGCTTTTTGAGCGGGATCAATGGACGATGCTCTCGCACCTGCTCATCTGGCACGGCCGGCGAACCTGCCAGGCGCGGAAGCCGGACTGCGAGCAGTGTGTCGTGAGGAATGATTGTCCGAAGGTTGGAGTCGAGTGA